TTGGTTGTTAGTACCAATAAAGGTGGGTTCCTACTCTTTAATTGATGGTGGCAAAGATGAGGGTGAAAGCCTTAAAGGAGAGGACATTGGGATTCTAAAACAGGTGAAAGCTAACTTAAGAAGATCCCATGTGGATGTGATAGGAGGCATAGACATGTCTTTGGGCATCAGATCCAAAGTACTTATTTATATTATCATGATGTACCATGGATTAAACTTTGGTGTGTGACAAGTTAATTATTACTTGAGCTCTATTCTATGTTATTCTCAAGCTCTCCCATTTGATGTTCAATGTGATGAGATGTAAAATTGTCTATTTTACATCTAGTGGTTTATGCTCATGAACGTgattatttcttcttcttaatcATATTTGAAGTGTGGAATCATGGTAGGATCTTGAGTATAGATTAAGTCATGTTCTCAATTTTTGGGTGTGACATAACCcataataagaaatttttttgcctaatctttataaaataataataataataataataataattattattattatttaaccaCCGAAACATTTACCtacctaaaaatcaaattatcaaaagatcaatttaatattctagctaatttgattatattttatcatgtaTTTACTAAAAATTGCCTAACCAATATGTTGTATTaactaagaaatataaataataagcataaaaattgtgattttttcttctttttgtttttaatttttttctaatgttgAAAGTGATGTTTCATTCAACTTGAAAGATCATTTAAGGACCTACATATcttatctaaagcaaaatatgcaGTTAAAGTTGAAGTGTAGATGACTCTCATAATTTGTTgcttctttttcatatttacagATTAGTaactttattttgttctttgatCATTATGCCAATACGTCATTCTTATGTGAATCCTCAACGTCATCCATTGTAATTGTATTAGATCtactttattcattttaataaagAGACAGAGACAAAGACAAAGAGAGGCACAAGTGGGTATCCTTTTTCATGAACATAGAAGcacatttcttttcttcaccATTGAATGGAAGTCTTTGTCAAAGCTATATAGTTGCTTCACAAGGAAGAAAAATGGTTAAGGATACATAATATGTAACTCAAAAGATTTCTTTCCTCCTAGCCAAGAAACAAAGAGTAGTTAGCCTATTGACTTTgaaatgagaatatttttttaaaaaatcaaccTTCTCTTACTATTTAAGAAAAGTAAGGGTAAGTTAGTTACATAGGAATGGGAATAAGAATGgggataaagaaaaattaaaatactatgTAGAATAAAGGGAATTAAAATCCTGGCTAGAATGGATTTTAGTTTCAGTGAGAACAAGTAGTAATTCAAATACAAtagtaaatagaaaataaaatgaattttcattcttaatttctatttcaatgtTCCAAAAATACTCTAAACCTCTAGTCCCTTAAATGGAATCTACAATAGTTTCATGAATGTTTGATAATGAAATTACTTAATTTTGAAGGTTGTTCTActtttttatgtcaaaaaaaatGATTACATGTAAACAATACGTTTGCATTTTTCTcgaatctttattttttaaaaaaaaaaaaaaaaagtggtgcaAAGACACTTCTGTCAAATACTTTCTTGCACCTTTCGATGGAAATGTTTCTcgaagaaattataaaataaaataaaatatggtttCTATAATATGAGAAGAATTCTAAACTTTGGAACCTCTTATCACTTCTAATTAACCAAGCTAGATAATGTGCCCTTCTCCAAGAGCAAGTTTGGCATAAATATAGATTTCTTGAACATGTTAAAAGTCTTAAAATTTGGAACCTCTTTTGAATATTCCTCGTAAGGAGCTcctttaataaacaaataattcaaaattttgaaacctcTTTACAAGATTCTTTGTTGGAGTATATATCTCATTGTTATCTTAtgcatatattttctattttttaataattaaaaaaaaattatccttctAATTTGAGaattctatatataaatattgtctattATGAACTTTAACTTTCATGAATGCATTTAGAGAAGTCAACATTTATGAGTGTCAAAATTTCTCTTGCtatttcataatctaaattagCAATACATAGTATTTCCATTATTGTTGGGGAATAAAAATCCTTTATTGtctattctaaaatttttgaagaatcacTTGAAACGATTCTTAAATTAGTACTATCGATAAATGCTTcttctaaaaaatcaatattactaaaaatactataaaaattactgttttttaatttacataGACACTAAATAATTCTCTATAAAAATAAGTGTAGTAGCTAGAAgtactattataaaaaatgctATAGACCAAAAGCCTCCTTGTCAAATTCAAAGGAgccctaatatttttaacatttttcataagCTAAAACCACCCTCAAGTCTGgctcaaattcaaattaaaaagattCAAGTCTTAAAAGTggataaaacttcaaaaataacttaagaatcCCATAAATGAATGCAAGTACACTATGATGACGACAAACAATTAAGACCTTTCCCCCCTCCCACAAGTCATTCTATCTTTTAGTCTCATGGTCCTGCTTACGCTATATACCCCTTTagcttatttataaaattaatgctATGGTGGAGGTAAAGAAAGACACCATTCTTGTTGCCTCcatcaaaagaaggaaaaaacaaacaaacaaagaaggGAAAACAATTATGTCTTCGTCAGATGCTCTTGCAAAGTCTTTCTCTGTTTCTCACTCTAGTAATTTCTCCTTCTCTcttaactttgtttttttctaaatcacaAACAACTACCTTCTTTTACAATATACTTTCTACTCATTcatctattattttcttaataattctaGTGAAAATTTGTGACAGTAAGGATGATTACATATGATCTCATGTCCCATatgaaacttttttcttttctctttttctttttttgcaatTTACACTATAGTTTTTTCTCCCCACTGGTTAATGAATACAGTCTACAaattaatataacaattttgaatttagataCAATATCAGATCTGGAGAGCAAATGTTACATAATTCCCatattcaaacatttttcagtttgtttgtttgttctttcattattgatatttattagAAGGTTGAAATAATCTTGATTTACATTTCCAGGAATATTTGGAGTTGACGAGAAATCAATGCTGGAGATCTTAGTAAAATGGCAACCAGAACACTTGTCAACTTTTAGGAATGAAACTTCTTGCATCTTTTTGAAGGATGAACGCTTCCCGTttgagaaatggaagaaattcttcttaaatttctaaaaaggGAATTTAAGCGTTTTAAGGTATCTatatatcaaatacaaaattagatatttatgttaatataaaattaaagatatttatatattatttatcataaaaaaattaattcttataaaaaaacaaatattacaaTGGAAGTACAAAAGACAGGGAGACTAAAGATACTTAAGATTGGTTTTTGCAATAATATGatagtttttttaacatttttgtggTCAGGATGCTGTGGTGCAATGGACCATGCATCCTTGGGAAAGAGATGCTCGCATGGCAAGGAAGCTTTGAAAAGAGGCAGTCAAGCATATGGCCTACTCATTGAACTTGCATGCACCAGATCATCAGACGAGCTCTTGGGAGCTAGGAGAGCATACCAGTCCCTCTATAGTGAATCCATCGAGGAAGACGTTGCTTGCCGAGTTGAAGGCATCCAACGCCAGGTTAGTACCActtttagtatataaaaaaatgcatCAACGTATTGAAGTAtatgatcatatttttattattatatttgaaaataaacttgACTTGGATTAGTGAGATGTTAtgcaattttttataaagtgaAGAGCATTTctatcttataaatttattgaagcATTTTGACCAattatttcttaagaaaaatgcaTTTGTCTTCCTttctaacatatattttttccataaatGATGGTTGGGCATAAGGATATGCAATTGCAAATAATCTTTTGAGCCTACTCTTCTACTATTGGAGTTTGGAACTTTTTTTGGGTTCAAGCCACCTATTTTGAGCCTTAAAACCCCATTAGTTGGACTCTTAGAAAGTCCTATAATTGTGTCTTTTCTCAATAAAGGAGTTTTATGTGGTGCAGTCTTAGTTAGGTACTATGAGAGGTAATATATATAGTCATATTAAGGAACCAATCAGAATTAATGTGATCATAATTAGATGATCATATTAGAAAGTAACTTGGTCATATTTGAAAGGTAACTTAGAGTGTTAATATATTTCTAGAAAGTActtttagtatataaaaaaatggttcttaaagaaaaattaatcatttaaaaaaatttaaaaatatttttaaaaattagaaaatcatCTAAAAACACTTGTAAATAACATACTTTTACTATAAACACTTTAAGTAAAATATTGTAATACATTGTTAAAAATGCATTTAACagtattttaattcaaaatatttttagtgaaagtattttttttaaagtgtttttaaaaatattctatcaAGTATTTCTCTAAAAgtactacaagtgatttttcaattttaaaagtgtttctaaattttatcaatattatttattttttcctttataaagcTTTGAAATGGCTCAAAAGCATCCGCCCAACTTGCTGCAACCCACACCATCCATCATCCTTCAAAAGCATGCATTCTTGTTGTAACCAATCCACACTCATGCATAAGTGGAGCATCCTTTCCacaaacattagaaaattattcacCCAAAGCACACCACCAGACTTGAACCCTTATTCTGCATGGAATTTAAGTCACTTGCTATAAAGTTGTATTGGTCTGGTTTCATAAGATGCATGTTACATATTATTagttctaaaataaaattattagtatatatgtattataaattagtgaaaataaaattattgtaaataagttaatttaattatagtaattaaatataataaaaatataaatttataaataaaattattaacattttaaataatatataatatatatatatatattatatatatatattattatatattatatatatcataaaataacttcaatatatgtattttttttttatcattttttagtttttcattatatttttactataaaatattcACCGATATGTCCcgatatatttgatatatctataaaataagtatcgatatatccatgattaccgatattttaatccttattGTATCAACAGTTTTTGGTAGCACTTGTAAGTTCGTACAGATATGAAGGATCACGAAAGAATAATGAGGCAATTGAATTGGATGCTCAAAAACTTAATAAAGCCATTAGAAAGGGTGATAAGACGATGCTaatcaaagatgaagagattgtaAGGATTCTAACAACAAGAAGCAAGCCTCATCTTGAGGAGGTCTTCAAATGTTACTATGATGATTTCGACAAGGACATTGCAGAGGTATAACATagtcatgatattatatttgtaaattcTTAGGGCatgtttgaaatattagaatatGAAATGGGAACAGGAAATCTATTCCAtagttcatttattattttatttcaaaaattgagataaaaaaaaatactaaaaaaatttttatttcttttttttttaattcttgctTATCAAAGGCACTTTTTATTCTTTACTTAAACATTAACAAATGaataaagtgaaaagaaaaatgtgaaagtTAATCAATATTAGACTTAAAGTTAGTAGCTTTTATCCTTCTTTGTTAccgtatctttttttttttttttttatcgttctttgttcttttttcctcttttttataTTACCTTCTCATCATTTTTCCTATACTATTATTAGCTTTTCACACACTAGaataggaacaaaaaaaaactcatcccattttctattcatttgtaactccaaattatttataaatataggaataaaattaaattttcaatcttgtGGATGCAAAATTCTATCTTTTtcgaattttgatttttctcttttacatgatgttatgattttttttttttcttattttcacatACCAAATACATTCTAAGAAGTAATTAGATTGAAATATATACTTTGCTAATAGTTTAACACATAAAATTATGAACATACAAATTATAaggaaaaacatattatttCGAACCATGGAACATTATTTATGCAGtttttttcccctatttttattctttttttgttttataaattctctttttagaaaaaataaataaataagtaggaCAACAGTTCTCGTTCTCATGTTGCTTTGAACAATTCTTTTCATTGTAATATTTATTAGAAGTCATTTTTCCTCGAATTAGCtttcaaaaatattcattttaatataatttctccttatttaatttatttaggatCTCGGTGAGGAATCAGGTTTGAAGGACACAATTTATTGCTTGTGTGCTCCTCCAGTGTATTTCAGTAAGGTGAGATAAATTCACTATAATTACAAAaatgatctttttatttttatttgttaaagcattttttttttctttttaatcttagATTTTAGATTCAGCAATGAAAGCTAATGCAACCAAGAATGAAAAAGAGGCCCTAACTCGAGTTATTGTAACCCGAGCCAATGTTGATATGAAGGACATTGCTGAGGAATATGATAGGCAATATAAAACTCCTCTAACCCAGAAGATTGAAGATGTAGCTCTTGGAAATTATAAAGATTTCTTGGTTACGTTGGTCCAAAGAGCTCTGCCTAAAGGAAGTGATTAAGAATGCCTCTCTTGATGgacttgttctttttctttgaatcaAACTCTACTAATGCTTTATTTTCCTATGTTTGCAAGAGCAATGtgtaataataaaaagtgtGGTGTTCCTATGAAGTGAAActttaataaatcattaattcTAGTATGATTGAGTTCCAAAGCATGCTTTTAATTGATTGAAGCAtggttatataataatattctatttgGATTAAGGATAGTGCGTGACAATaacatttaatttcaaaaaacctATCTtcatagcattttttttctttttttttttaaaaaatggccTTTTGGGCATTAGGTTAATTGGCAACTTCTTCTGAACCAAATCATAAACTCTGAACCCTACTTTAAGTTTGGATTGTACATTAATCAATCTAATTAAGTGATATTTTAAATCAACTCAAGCTCTAAGATGTCGATCCAACTAATTTGACCTTAGTCGCATCGATCAATGCATTAACAagcatgcaaaaaaaaaattaaaagaaaacttaCTTATTCCATCCTTGTAATGCCACTACAACAAATATGAGGTTTTGCACAAACtaatttgtgattaaaattAGTATCTTGtgaagaagattttttttccacaaattttattttatttttattatttggtgaGTTTGTTGCTCTAAGTCTATGAGCAATTatttttaaccacaaaatttaattaatcagAAATGGCTTTTTGATCACCTTCAAGTCTCAAACAATCACACAAAGTATAACTAaatcaattttctctttttgttatgCAATACTCAAATAACACAATTGGAATGGGTGCTCTTGAAATCATTAGAATTTTACTAGTAATCAAGACAATCTAGTTTCTACAAGTACTGGCTATGGAAACTTCACCtttgcaaattattttttagtgtttttgatgCACCAAATGGTTGCATGCAATGTAGGTATCAAGTGCCTATAGATTGGAAGTCCCTGATCAAGTTCCTGAAAATAGGTAAAGAATCATGTATGAATTGTATTCACTTTTTACTCATTAACAATGTGTAGAAAGGAGTAGTTGGAATGTTGCGCACAAGTACTACTTCCATGAATCTAATTAAAGATCTATTACTTCCTTGAAGTTGCTTCAATGCAAAAACCCTACTAGAAATTCTAACTCAgctaccaaaaaaattaaaaattgtggtTCAATTAAAGAAGATGGAGTAATTTCCATTATCCGCACCTTAGTGATGGCAGCGCTATGTTCATCTTTGTAGAGGTTGGAAGTTGTGATAAGCGATGTGTCGCTTCTTGTACTCATCAATATCCAAATTATTTCTTCATGATAGCATAAACTATCCATGGAAAGCATTGAGGAATATAAAGGCTATGTTGGAAAGTGTGGTTTCCattctttagaataaaaaacacttaaaaacatgtttgacaaatgGTGACCTAAAAAACAATGTTGTTCTATGTCTTCTCAAAATTGTGTTTTCAAAGAAcatatttaaagataaaaaaaaacacttagaaGACATATAGCACATCATTCTCACTTGTTCTTTAGCAATGCTCCTTCTCTACTTGAGACTCATCTCTACAAGCACAACTTCATTGGCATCGGCAATATCTAGTGACACCTTGTCCAGAAAttgtttgatgatttttctAGACCCAAAAACAATAGGGGAAACTTTATGATAAAGTAATACAAGTATTTATGTTTTTGTGAGTATTTAGTTAGGTTGATAATTTTGGACAAATTTCCTAAGTGTCTCTTAACTCAATTTTTCCAAATCCTTCTTTGGACTACTTGcctaatgaaaatcaaaatgttgaatttgCTAAGGGACCAAAAGATGTAGTTGAGGTTGtaaatggatgaaatgaatcaaccaagtttttcaaattagttATTCTAGaactatttatttcttaaaagagTTGAGGAGGTCAGGACAACTTTTCTTGTCTAAGTGTTTAAACGCCTTGTTTCAATATCGATTTAGATTTTGGTTAGGTTGATTCAGGTTGcttttttctttatgttttcttaacCGTTGGATCAAGGGTTTCATTCcatttaaaacctaaaattgattCCTATTTTGGGATGAGATACCTATAGCCGTTCTCCTTCCCTCTTGAGCTCTCTCTATCCTTATCTAATTAAGTGTTTAGTGTTAAGAAATTCTCTTTTTGATCTTGATTTCCAAATTgttttccatcaaattttcttaaaaaatgggttgattcttCTATTCCATTCATCTTTcaatttcctatttatttaggttttggctgaaaactcattttcttcttctattctattcatattttaattactatttatttaggttttggatgaaaactcattttcttcttgattgaACTTCAAGAAGAAGTCGAGGTCAAGCTTGGTGAGGACTTCAAGAATGTTCCAAAAGATGAAGGCATGCAGCTGAAGTGAGAAGGTGTTGGTTAAGCAATCTGTGAAAGATTAGCAAACTTGAGTTAAGTAAAACCTTCTACGCATTGGTTACTCTtgatagtggaatttttttatcattggtagatcatagttttttaatatctaaGGAGATTTCCACATAAAATCTTGTGTCATTGTCTCTTTTGCTCTCATTCTACTATTTGATTCCTTTCCAATGTTAGATATCATTTGTTACTTAAGCATGTATGTTGAAAGGATGAAATATGAGCTGAAATGGGTGTATTACCTTTTGGATattcttgaataatttttattcatattgttaataatatcaAGAGGTAATTGGAAATGCATTAGGAAGATAATTGTCTTATGAATTAATGTAATTAAGGAGTGTTtaagcatttgcatgtgactGTATTTTAAATTGTGGGAGGGTATTATTGCATTCATTCTTGCTTGTGATATTCTTTATCCTTTGTTGAATAGCtgttaaaagaaaggaatataaataaatagttgttaaaagaaaggaatataAATTGTGACGATTCAAAGGGAATGATAATATATGTTAGGGGATCGGGGGACTTGGGAGGGGCGAATAAGTGATTTTATACAGATTCAAAAGGTATTTATAAAATCACCTATTCACCGCCCCACCCCCcgcccccctctctctctctctctaggtgTAGTTCATCATTAAGATTCACCTTCgatttttaattcaacaaaGAAGTCATGAAATAGACAAAATGGACTAatgttgataaaataaaataatatttttctttgtgcATTCCCTATTCTCCTTCCAACTCcctttctataaaatattttgagtattttttttccatccaataaaagaaagtagaaaatcaaacacatgtttcatctttttttctatgatttatTAATGTCATTAATGACCTTTCTCTTGATAATTCCTCATTAAATAATTGTATGGGGacatgataatattttaagttaaatttttacaataatgtATAGAAGAAAggttttagaaaattgattatGAGAGGGTGTTTAagagtgattttgaaaatttaaaaaaaatagacatttaataaaattttaaaatcactttatttaatggaaaaaaatgaataattttggaaattttattaaaattaggcatttgataaaattttaaaaattactttaaaattttttaagaatctCTTGAAATGATTCTTAAACTAGTCCTATTGGTAAATGCTTcttctaaaaaattgatattactAGGAATACTATCAAAATTACTGCTTTTTTATTTACATAGACACTAAATAATTCTCTATAAAAATAGTTGTAGTAGCTAAAATCACTCTCAAGTATGactcaaaatcaaattgaaaatattcaagtcttaaaaatggataaaacttcaaaaataactTAAGCAAGTACACTATGATGTTGACATGCAATTAAGACATTTCCCCCCTCCCACAAGTCATTCCATTTTTTAGTCTTCTTACTTACCCTAAATACCCCTTAGCttacttataaaattaattccATGATGGAGGTAAAGAAGGCCACCATTCTTGTTGCCTCcatcaaaagaaggaaaaagaaaacaaacgaAGAAGGGAGAAAAATTATGTCTTTGCCAAATGAGAGTCGCACTCTCACAAAGGCTTTCTCTGGTTCTTTCTCCTTCTCCCttgacttaatttattttttctaaatcacAAACAACTGCATTCTTTTACATTCAAAATGTTTACTCTAGTTGTACTTATTGTGGTAtgttatttacttaataattcTAGTCAAAATTTGTGAcaatatggatgatttcatATGATCTCATGTCCCATATGATTTCAAGTTGTTTCTTTGTTCTTTCATTATTAATATTGATTAGAAGGTTGAAATAATCTTGATTTACCTTTCTAGGAATACTTGGAGTTGACGAGAAATCAATGATGGAGATCTTAGTAAAATGGCATCCAAAAGACTTGACAACTTTTAGGAATGAAAGTTCTTCCATCTTTCTTAAGGATAAATAATTCTTGTTTGCGAGATGGCAAGATTATCATATTGCATTTCTAGTAAAGGAATTTCTGCGTTTTCAGGTATCTATATGTCCAATATAAAATTAGGTATTTATGCgaaacataaaattaaagatatttatatattattttatctttaaaaaaaattaattcttatgagaaaacaaaaattacaagCCAATTAGAAAAGACAGGGAGACAAATGATGACTTAAATATTGGTTTTTACAATAATATGATTagttttttatcatttttgtggtCAGGATGTTGTGGTGCAATGGACCATGCATCCTTGGGAAAGAGATGCTCGCATGGTAAGGAAGGCTTTGAACGGACACCCTCAAGCATATGGCTTACTCATTGAACTTGCATGCATCAAATCATCAGACGAGCTCTTGGAAGCTAGGAAAGCATACTAGTCCCTCTACAGTGAATCCATCGAGGAAGATGTTGCTTCCTGAGTTGAAGGCATCAAACGCTAGGTTAATACTACTTTtagttatgtttttatttctttttttcttttttgcatcaAACTATATTTGAAGTGTATGAGCATta
This DNA window, taken from Vitis riparia cultivar Riparia Gloire de Montpellier isolate 1030 chromosome 13, EGFV_Vit.rip_1.0, whole genome shotgun sequence, encodes the following:
- the LOC117929312 gene encoding annexin D4-like, producing MLIKDEEIVRILTTRSKPHLEEVFKCYYDDFDKDIAEDLGEESGLKDTIYCLCAPPVYFSKILDSAMKANATKNEKEALTRVIVTRANVDMKDIAEEYDRQYKTPLTQKIEDVALGNYKDFLVTLVQRALPKGSD